The DNA window CGAGCTGCGCCCGCTGTCGGCCGGTCACCATGACTTCTACCTGTCCGGCCGCACCTTCGGCCTGTCGATCGTCGAGGCGCTGGACACCCTCTGGGTGATGGAGCAGGACCGCGAGGTGAAGCGGGCCGCCGACTGGATCGAGCACCACTTCGACCCGGCGCAGGACGGCGAGGTCCATGTCTTCGAGACGGTGATCCGGCTGGTCGGCGGCCTGCTCGCGGGCCATCTCTGCACCGGCCGGCCACGGCTGCTGACCCGCTGCCGGGAACTGACCGACCGGCTGCTCCCGGCCTTCACCGCCTCCCCCACCGGCATCCCCTACATCCGGGTCAACCTGCGCACCGGCGCGGTCTCCGGCACCACTCCCCCGCTCGCCGAGGTGGGCACCAACATCCTGGAGTTCGGGCTGCTGTCGCAGCTCACCGGTGACGACCGCTACTACGACGCGGCCAAGCGCGCCTACCGGGCCGTACTGGAGCGCCGCTCCGCGCTGGACCTGCTGGGCACCTCCATCGACACCGAGACCGGCCGCTGGGTGGACACCACCTCCTGCGCACCCAACCCCCCGGTGGACTCCTTCTACGAGTACCTGTGGGCGGGCGCCGAGCTCTTCGGCGACAGCGAACTGCGCGGCTGGTACCGGCTGCTGACCGATGCCGTGCTGAACATCCAGGGCGAGCGGCGCCATGGGCGGCTCTGGTTCCGCCAGGTCGACCAGGAGACCGGAGCGGTGGTCGGGCACGGCCAGTCGGAGCTCGGCGCCTTCTACGCGGGCCTGCTGGGCAAGGGCGGCAACCTGACGGCGGGCGAGGACTACTACCGTTCCTGGACCGCCCTGCTGGACCGCCACCCGGTGCTGCCCGAGGCCGTGGACTTCGCCGACGGGCGCGTCACCTCGCCGCGCAACGACCTGCGGCCGGAGTACGTC is part of the Peterkaempfera bronchialis genome and encodes:
- a CDS encoding glycoside hydrolase family 47 protein; its protein translation is MQSLSPAALRARLPRRAVLGATSATALAALLPSRPAAAAPPSADRPPLPSDAEVARQVRAEFLHSWEGYRRSAWGYDELRPLSAGHHDFYLSGRTFGLSIVEALDTLWVMEQDREVKRAADWIEHHFDPAQDGEVHVFETVIRLVGGLLAGHLCTGRPRLLTRCRELTDRLLPAFTASPTGIPYIRVNLRTGAVSGTTPPLAEVGTNILEFGLLSQLTGDDRYYDAAKRAYRAVLERRSALDLLGTSIDTETGRWVDTTSCAPNPPVDSFYEYLWAGAELFGDSELRGWYRLLTDAVLNIQGERRHGRLWFRQVDQETGAVVGHGQSELGAFYAGLLGKGGNLTAGEDYYRSWTALLDRHPVLPEAVDFADGRVTSPRNDLRPEYVNSSFDLWRLTGDAVYKRTAYRYFQGLRNHLRVPGGYTVADDVTAAPMRLGDLTPGYWFAENLKYVYLMFARTRRFDRRRGLLSTEGKILRGAVRA